In Flavobacteriaceae bacterium, the following proteins share a genomic window:
- a CDS encoding patatin-like phospholipase family protein, whose product MKALVISGGGSKGAFAGGVAQYLMEQEGKEYDMFLGTSTGSLLSPHLAVNDIGKLYDIFTHVKQHTIFSINPFVVKKKGNREYVSINYFNSLIQFIKKKRTFGESKALRNHIKKSFTREEYDKIKAMKKDVIVTVTNLSKNRTEYKSINDFDYEEFCDWIWISCNYIPFMSLVKKNEFEYADGGLGCVIPIREAIKRGATEVDAIVLESENLDYNKVLGKNPFSLMINLFGHLLDQVEKGDIAIGKLAALHRNVKLNLYYTPTKLTENVLIFNKALMEKWWQEGFTYAEIKHNEGSSMDGSEAIES is encoded by the coding sequence ATGAAAGCATTGGTAATTTCAGGTGGTGGTAGTAAAGGCGCATTTGCAGGTGGTGTAGCACAATACTTAATGGAGCAAGAAGGTAAAGAATACGATATGTTTTTAGGAACTTCTACGGGAAGCCTTTTATCTCCACATTTAGCTGTTAACGATATAGGTAAACTGTATGATATTTTTACTCATGTAAAACAGCATACTATTTTTAGTATTAATCCTTTTGTTGTAAAAAAGAAAGGAAACAGAGAATATGTATCTATTAATTATTTTAATTCTTTAATTCAATTTATTAAAAAAAAGCGAACATTTGGTGAAAGTAAAGCCTTAAGAAATCATATAAAGAAAAGTTTTACAAGGGAGGAATATGATAAGATTAAGGCAATGAAAAAAGATGTTATTGTAACAGTAACAAATTTATCCAAAAACAGAACAGAGTACAAATCGATTAATGATTTTGATTATGAAGAGTTTTGTGATTGGATTTGGATCTCTTGTAACTATATTCCATTTATGTCATTAGTAAAAAAAAATGAATTTGAATATGCAGATGGTGGTTTAGGGTGTGTAATTCCCATACGAGAAGCAATTAAAAGAGGAGCAACAGAAGTAGATGCTATAGTTTTAGAAAGTGAAAACTTAGATTATAATAAAGTATTAGGTAAGAACCCATTTTCTTTAATGATTAATCTTTTTGGACATTTGCTAGATCAGGTTGAAAAAGGAGATATTGCTATTGGTAAACTTGCAGCATTACATAGAAATGTGAAATTAAACTTATATTATACACCAACAAAACTCACAGAAAATGTACTTATTTTTAATAAAGCTTTAATGGAAAAATGGTGGCAAGAAGGTTTTACTTATGCAGAGATTAAACATAATGAAGGATCATCTATGGATGGAAGCGAAGCAATAGAAAGCTAA
- the recG gene encoding ATP-dependent DNA helicase RecG: MSINLQTPIDYLKGVGPNRADLLRKELGIHTYQDLINLFPNRYIDRTQYYKINQLQRNNADVQIIGEITGLKEISQQRGKRLVATFRDNTGTMELVWFRGHKWIRESIKLNTPYVIFGKCNWYSGKFNMPHPDMELQNEHERNLRSAMQPIYPSTEKLSNKGISNRVIGKIMQQLFLETKGRFIETLSENLISELKLVSKSEALFNVHFPKNQDLLSRSQYRLKFEELFYIQLQLILKNLIHKSKIKGFSFTTVGTYFNVFFSEHLPFELTNAQKRVLKEIRHDLGSNAQMNRLLQGDVGSGKTIVALMSMLIALDNDFQACLMAPTEILSVQHYNGLQMHCKKLNISIKILTGSTKTSERRKIHESLENGELQLLIGTHALLEDKVKFKNLGLAIIDEQHRFGVAQRSKLWKKNDIPPHILVMTATPIPRTLAMSVYGDLDISIIDELPPGRKSIKTVHRYDNNRLNVFKFIRDEIKKGRQIYIVYPLIQESEKLDYKDLMDGYESIVRDFPMPEYQISIVHGKMKPADKEFEMQRFIKGETQIMVATTVIEVGVNVPNASVMIIESAERFGLSQLHQLRGRVGRGAEQSYCILMTSHKLSNDSKTRLETMVKTNDGFEIAEVDLRLRGPGDIMGTQQSGVLNLKIADIVKDNDILQHARYYAKQILKQDPSLKKLENSNILNTYKAMSKYKNIWNYIS; this comes from the coding sequence ATGAGTATAAATCTTCAAACTCCTATTGATTATCTTAAAGGTGTAGGGCCAAATCGTGCAGATTTGCTTCGAAAAGAGTTAGGTATTCATACATATCAAGATTTGATTAACTTATTTCCAAATCGTTATATAGATCGCACACAATATTATAAAATCAATCAATTACAGCGTAATAATGCCGATGTACAAATTATTGGAGAAATTACTGGTTTGAAAGAGATTAGTCAGCAACGTGGAAAGCGTTTAGTAGCTACTTTTAGGGATAACACAGGAACAATGGAGTTGGTATGGTTTAGAGGCCATAAATGGATTAGAGAGAGCATAAAATTAAATACACCCTATGTGATTTTTGGAAAATGCAATTGGTATTCTGGAAAATTTAATATGCCTCATCCAGATATGGAACTTCAAAATGAGCATGAGAGAAATTTACGTTCTGCAATGCAGCCTATTTATCCATCTACCGAAAAATTATCTAACAAAGGAATTTCTAATCGCGTTATTGGAAAAATAATGCAACAATTATTTTTAGAAACCAAAGGAAGGTTTATTGAAACGCTTTCTGAAAATTTAATTTCTGAATTAAAATTAGTATCAAAAAGTGAAGCGCTTTTTAATGTTCATTTTCCAAAAAATCAAGATCTATTATCACGTTCACAATATCGATTAAAATTTGAAGAATTATTTTATATTCAATTACAATTAATTTTAAAAAATTTAATTCACAAATCAAAAATAAAAGGGTTTTCGTTTACAACTGTTGGAACTTATTTTAATGTATTTTTTTCAGAGCATTTACCTTTCGAATTAACTAATGCTCAAAAACGAGTACTGAAAGAAATTCGTCACGATTTAGGAAGTAATGCGCAAATGAACAGGCTTTTACAAGGAGATGTAGGCTCTGGAAAAACTATAGTTGCTCTAATGTCAATGTTAATAGCACTTGACAACGATTTTCAAGCTTGTTTAATGGCTCCGACTGAAATTTTGTCAGTCCAACACTATAATGGATTACAAATGCATTGTAAAAAACTGAATATCAGTATAAAAATATTAACAGGTTCAACTAAAACTTCAGAAAGACGGAAAATTCATGAATCTTTAGAAAATGGCGAATTACAACTCTTAATTGGAACGCATGCATTGCTTGAAGATAAGGTGAAATTTAAAAATTTAGGGCTTGCTATTATTGATGAACAGCATCGATTTGGTGTTGCGCAACGGAGCAAGTTATGGAAAAAAAATGATATCCCTCCACATATTTTAGTAATGACCGCTACCCCTATTCCGAGGACTTTAGCAATGTCTGTTTATGGTGATTTGGATATCTCTATTATTGATGAATTACCTCCAGGGAGAAAGTCGATAAAAACGGTACATCGATATGATAATAATCGCCTCAATGTATTTAAATTTATTCGTGATGAAATTAAAAAAGGTCGTCAAATTTATATTGTATATCCGTTAATTCAAGAAAGTGAAAAATTAGATTACAAAGATTTAATGGATGGTTACGAAAGTATCGTTAGAGATTTTCCGATGCCTGAATATCAGATCTCAATTGTTCATGGAAAAATGAAACCTGCCGATAAAGAATTTGAAATGCAACGTTTTATTAAAGGAGAAACACAAATTATGGTTGCAACTACAGTTATTGAAGTTGGTGTAAATGTACCCAATGCTTCTGTAATGATTATTGAGAGTGCAGAACGTTTTGGATTATCACAATTACATCAACTTAGAGGACGAGTAGGCCGTGGCGCAGAACAAAGTTATTGTATTTTAATGACTAGTCATAAATTGAGTAACGATAGTAAAACACGTTTGGAAACAATGGTTAAAACTAATGATGGTTTTGAAATTGCAGAAGTAGATTTACGTTTGCGAGGCCCCGGAGATATAATGGGGACACAACAAAGTGGTGTTTTAAACCTTAAAATAGCAGACATAGTAAAAGATAACGATATTTTACAGCACGCTCGTTACTATGCAAAACAAATTTTAAAACAGGACCCTTCTCTTAAAAAATTAGAAAACAGCAATATTCTTAATACCTATAAAGCAATGAGTAAATACAAAAACATTTGGAATTACATTAGTTAA
- a CDS encoding DNA-binding response regulator, with protein MKKIDCIIVDDEPMAISLLEDYMNKVEYINLIGKFNNPIEAITFINKNSVDLIFLDIEMPDINGFKLAEMISQNSAIIFTTAYSNYGAGSYDYNALDYLLKPISFERFLISVNKFDSSSNNQIKLEDDTIFIKSNKAYIRLKYEDIGHIESLKDYVIFHTENERFIVYHSLKKLENILPTNFKRVHYSYMVNLENVHKLKDNHLYIFDKKVSISKKHRHSVYELIEKKKI; from the coding sequence ATGAAAAAAATAGATTGCATTATTGTAGATGACGAACCTATGGCTATTAGTCTTCTGGAAGATTACATGAACAAGGTTGAATATATTAATCTTATTGGAAAATTTAATAACCCCATAGAAGCCATCACCTTTATTAATAAAAATAGTGTAGATCTTATATTTTTAGATATTGAAATGCCAGACATAAATGGGTTTAAGCTTGCAGAAATGATATCTCAAAATTCTGCTATCATTTTTACAACAGCGTATTCAAATTATGGAGCAGGAAGTTATGATTACAATGCTTTAGATTATTTGTTAAAACCTATAAGTTTTGAACGCTTTCTAATTTCTGTAAACAAGTTTGATTCAAGTTCTAATAATCAAATTAAATTGGAAGATGACACTATTTTCATAAAAAGTAACAAGGCTTATATAAGGTTAAAATACGAAGATATTGGGCATATTGAATCGTTAAAAGATTATGTAATATTTCATACAGAAAACGAACGCTTTATAGTATATCATAGCCTAAAAAAACTAGAAAATATTCTTCCTACTAATTTTAAAAGAGTTCATTATTCCTATATGGTGAATTTGGAAAATGTTCATAAATTAAAAGACAACCACCTATATATTTTTGATAAAAAAGTTTCTATTAGCAAAAAGCACAGACATAGTGTTTATGAGTTGATTGAGAAAAAGAAAATATAA
- a CDS encoding DUF4287 domain-containing protein: protein MNDALQTMINNMPEKTGKSLDEWKAILKDKAFVKHGEAVKFLKEKHNVTHGFANTIVTLSKNNDDTPDDLVSNQYKGKESLLPIYEKLIAVIQAFGDDVTITPKKGSVSIIRKKQFTLIKPATKTRIDLGLKLKDKATTTRLENSGPFGTMCTHRVKIETVEDINDELVNWMKEAYEKAN from the coding sequence ATGAATGACGCACTACAAACGATGATTAATAATATGCCTGAAAAAACAGGTAAATCTTTAGATGAATGGAAAGCTATTTTAAAAGATAAAGCTTTTGTTAAACATGGAGAAGCAGTAAAGTTTCTCAAAGAAAAGCATAATGTTACTCATGGTTTTGCTAATACTATAGTAACTTTATCTAAAAATAATGATGATACACCAGATGATTTGGTTAGTAATCAATATAAAGGGAAAGAAAGTTTACTTCCTATCTACGAAAAACTAATTGCTGTAATACAAGCTTTTGGGGATGATGTTACAATTACTCCTAAAAAAGGAAGCGTGAGCATTATTCGTAAAAAACAATTTACGCTAATAAAACCCGCAACAAAAACACGAATTGATTTAGGTTTAAAACTAAAAGATAAAGCTACTACAACTCGATTAGAAAACTCAGGCCCTTTTGGAACAATGTGTACACATCGTGTAAAGATTGAAACAGTTGAAGATATTAACGATGAGTTAGTTAACTGGATGAAAGAAGCCTATGAAAAAGCAAATTAA
- a CDS encoding M1 family peptidase, giving the protein MKQILFLFFFYIGFLGFSQQTNYVDFKIGEVHVTPNAQNKSITGTVIYDFEILENIDSIYIDAVKTKFYNVALNNEKVNFKNDEKKLWLIHSFKKGRTYSISFNYESIPKKALYFVDKQIWTQGQGKYTSNWLPSFDDMNEKVEFDLTITFDKDYKVISNGKLITKVENDTTISWHYDMQEAMSSYLVAFAIGEYEKKVEYSKTGIPLEMYYYPKDSLKIEPTYRYSKQIFDFLEKEIGISYPWQNYKQVPVKDFLYAGMENTSTTIFSDSFVTDSIGFIDRNYVNVNAHELAHQWFGNLVTEVSGTHHWLQEGFATYYALLAEKNIFGDDYYYWRLYESAQQLHQQDIEKQRTSLLDPKSSSLTFYQKGAWVLHLLRDRVGDIAFKSGIKNYLQKYQFGNVETNDFISEIEIESEQDLSDFVSKWIINDVFPLEEAILKIKQKATFLSEYEMVDCEVWNSKCDRHLTYPISDKAKIKLISQRPDRITTNTFKNSIEVRQAIAAYMVKIPLKFKSNYETLLNDESYQTVESALFNLWNNFKEDQILYLNKTKEIQGFSDKNIRTLWLALAIITPNYEPKHKIDFMIELTNYTSPKYAFEIRQNAFRYLKLIRNCGFECVENLKEATTHHNWRFKKMATTLLGQING; this is encoded by the coding sequence ATGAAACAAATTCTTTTTCTTTTTTTCTTTTATATAGGTTTTTTAGGGTTTTCGCAACAGACTAATTATGTGGACTTTAAAATTGGAGAAGTTCATGTAACTCCTAATGCTCAAAATAAAAGCATTACAGGAACAGTGATTTACGATTTTGAAATCCTCGAAAATATAGACTCAATTTATATTGATGCAGTTAAAACAAAATTTTATAATGTTGCTTTAAATAATGAAAAAGTAAATTTTAAAAATGATGAAAAAAAATTATGGCTAATACATTCATTTAAAAAAGGGAGAACATATTCAATATCATTTAATTACGAATCAATTCCTAAAAAAGCATTATACTTTGTAGATAAACAAATTTGGACTCAAGGGCAAGGAAAATATACTAGTAATTGGCTGCCAAGTTTTGATGATATGAATGAAAAAGTAGAATTTGATCTAACCATTACGTTTGATAAGGATTATAAAGTTATTTCCAACGGAAAGCTGATAACTAAAGTTGAAAATGATACTACTATTAGTTGGCATTATGATATGCAAGAAGCAATGTCAAGTTATTTAGTGGCTTTTGCTATTGGTGAATATGAGAAGAAAGTAGAATATTCTAAAACAGGAATACCTTTAGAGATGTATTATTACCCTAAAGATTCACTTAAAATAGAACCTACATATCGCTATAGCAAACAAATATTTGATTTTCTTGAAAAAGAAATAGGAATATCTTATCCTTGGCAAAACTATAAACAAGTTCCTGTGAAAGATTTTTTATATGCTGGTATGGAAAACACTAGTACTACCATATTTTCAGACAGTTTTGTAACCGATTCCATAGGGTTTATAGATAGAAATTATGTTAATGTAAATGCTCACGAATTGGCACACCAATGGTTTGGAAACTTAGTTACTGAAGTTTCGGGAACTCATCATTGGCTTCAGGAAGGTTTTGCTACCTATTATGCATTATTAGCTGAAAAAAATATTTTTGGAGATGATTATTACTATTGGAGATTATACGAAAGTGCTCAACAATTACATCAACAAGATATAGAGAAACAAAGAACTTCTTTGTTAGACCCAAAATCTAGTAGTTTAACTTTTTACCAAAAAGGAGCTTGGGTGTTACATTTATTACGAGATAGAGTAGGTGATATAGCTTTTAAATCAGGAATTAAGAACTATTTGCAAAAGTATCAATTTGGAAATGTAGAAACAAATGATTTTATATCAGAAATTGAAATTGAAAGCGAGCAAGATTTAAGTGATTTTGTATCTAAATGGATAATTAATGATGTGTTTCCACTTGAAGAAGCAATACTAAAAATAAAACAGAAAGCAACTTTTTTATCAGAATATGAAATGGTAGATTGCGAAGTATGGAATTCTAAATGTGATAGACATCTAACATATCCAATTTCTGATAAGGCTAAAATAAAACTTATTTCGCAGCGTCCAGACAGAATAACGACTAATACTTTTAAAAATAGTATAGAAGTACGTCAAGCCATTGCAGCATATATGGTTAAAATTCCATTAAAGTTTAAATCAAATTACGAAACTTTATTAAATGATGAATCCTATCAAACTGTAGAGTCTGCATTATTTAACTTATGGAATAATTTTAAAGAAGATCAAATATTATATTTAAATAAAACTAAGGAAATTCAAGGATTTAGTGATAAAAATATTAGAACGCTTTGGTTAGCTTTAGCGATTATAACCCCGAATTATGAACCAAAACATAAAATAGATTTTATGATAGAACTTACTAATTATACATCACCAAAATATGCCTTTGAAATAAGGCAAAATGCATTTCGATATTTAAAATTGATAAGAAATTGTGGTTTTGAGTGTGTAGAAAATTTAAAAGAGGCTACAACTCATCACAATTGGAGATTTAAAAAAATGGCAACAACACTTTTAGGGCAAATAAACGGATAA
- a CDS encoding FMN-binding glutamate synthase family protein yields the protein MDSFLNFLSNIPWWLWIIIVLILIAIRDIFVQRKHTVSHNFPIIGHFRYILEHIGPELRQYLVSNNREELPFNRIERGWIYASAKKENNYEGFGTDRDIYAHQHVFISNAMMPYKMDKNHPNIEDHCFLPCAKVMGAYNKRKKPFRPASVINVSAMSFGSLSAKAVESLNKGVKIAGAYHNTGEGGLSPYHSNGSDVIFHFGTGYFGVRDSNGNFSMEKLVKLIEDNPFVKAIEIKLSQGAKPGKGGVLPGAKITEELAAIRGVEVGKDVLSPPNHTAFTNVPELVDFIENIAEATGLPVGIKAAIGKLDQWEELADLMVKTGKGPDFITIDGGEGGTGAAPPSFADHVSLPWVYGFSALYKLFQDKKLTDRIVFIGSGKLGFPAKAAMAFAMGVDCINVAREAMMSIGCIQAQICHTNRCPSGIATQSKWLQNGINIPLKSERLAQYFKTFRKEFIEITHAAGHEHPAQFTMKDVQINVDDHNLSKELNKTYCYEKTPVPFNGMQELKDCLYLGGKDC from the coding sequence ATGGACTCATTTTTAAATTTCTTATCTAATATCCCTTGGTGGTTATGGATTATTATCGTTTTAATTTTAATAGCAATTCGAGATATTTTTGTTCAACGTAAACATACTGTTAGTCACAATTTTCCAATTATAGGTCATTTTAGGTATATTTTAGAACATATTGGTCCAGAATTAAGACAATATCTCGTTTCAAATAATCGCGAAGAGTTACCTTTTAATAGAATAGAACGCGGTTGGATTTATGCCTCAGCAAAAAAGGAAAATAATTATGAAGGCTTTGGAACTGATAGAGACATTTATGCCCATCAACATGTGTTTATCAGTAATGCGATGATGCCTTATAAAATGGACAAAAATCACCCGAACATTGAGGATCATTGTTTTTTACCTTGTGCTAAGGTAATGGGAGCGTATAATAAGCGTAAAAAACCATTTCGCCCTGCATCTGTTATTAATGTATCTGCAATGAGTTTCGGATCATTGTCAGCAAAAGCGGTAGAATCACTAAATAAAGGTGTTAAAATTGCTGGTGCTTATCATAATACTGGTGAAGGTGGATTATCTCCATATCATAGTAATGGTAGTGATGTTATTTTTCATTTTGGAACAGGGTATTTTGGTGTAAGAGATAGTAATGGGAATTTCTCTATGGAAAAATTAGTGAAATTAATTGAAGACAATCCATTTGTTAAAGCTATTGAAATTAAACTATCGCAAGGTGCTAAACCTGGAAAAGGTGGTGTATTACCTGGCGCTAAAATTACAGAAGAATTAGCTGCTATAAGAGGCGTTGAAGTTGGTAAAGATGTACTTTCTCCTCCAAATCATACAGCATTCACAAATGTTCCTGAACTTGTTGATTTTATTGAAAATATTGCTGAAGCTACTGGCTTACCCGTAGGAATAAAAGCTGCTATAGGAAAACTAGATCAATGGGAAGAATTAGCGGATTTAATGGTTAAAACTGGTAAAGGTCCTGATTTTATTACCATAGATGGTGGCGAAGGTGGTACTGGAGCAGCGCCTCCAAGTTTTGCAGATCATGTATCTTTACCTTGGGTGTATGGTTTTAGTGCTTTATACAAACTATTTCAAGATAAAAAATTAACTGATCGTATTGTTTTTATAGGCAGTGGTAAGCTTGGTTTTCCTGCTAAAGCTGCAATGGCCTTTGCTATGGGAGTAGATTGTATAAATGTTGCTAGGGAAGCTATGATGAGTATTGGATGTATTCAGGCTCAGATTTGTCATACTAATCGTTGCCCTAGTGGTATTGCCACACAAAGTAAATGGTTACAAAATGGAATTAATATTCCTTTAAAATCTGAACGTTTAGCTCAATACTTTAAAACTTTTAGAAAAGAATTTATAGAAATTACACACGCAGCTGGTCATGAACATCCTGCACAGTTTACTATGAAAGATGTGCAAATTAATGTAGATGATCACAATTTATCTAAAGAACTTAATAAAACGTATTGTTACGAAAAAACCCCTGTTCCTTTTAATGGAATGCAAGAATTAAAAGATTGTTTATATCTAGGAGGGAAAGATTGTTAA